One genomic window of Thioclava sp. GXIMD4216 includes the following:
- the gyrB gene encoding DNA topoisomerase (ATP-hydrolyzing) subunit B has protein sequence MTEEHVKKSEYGADSIKVLKGLEAVRKRPGMYIGDTDDGSGLHHMVYEVVDNGIDEALANYADYVHVKIHADSSVSVRDNGRGIPVDMHHEEGVSAAEVIMTQLHAGGKFNNTDTDGNAYKVSGGLHGVGVSVVNALSDWLELTVWRDDKIYKARFEKGECVEHVHVVGEEVGGRGTEVRFLASNKETDPEGTFSNLDYSFETLEKRLRELAFLNSGVRIIVEDERPAEPLKSELHYDGGVREFVKYLDRSKTAVMDSPVYMIGEVNGIGVEVALWWNDSYHETVLPFTNNIPQRDGGTHMAGFRGALTRTINNYAQSSGIAKKEKVNFTGDDAREGLTCVLSVKVPDPKFSSQTKDKLVSSEVRPAVENLVNEKLGEWFEEHPAEAKQIVGKIIEAALAREAARKARELTRRKTAMDVASLPGKLADCQEKDPALSEVFLVEGDSAGGSAKQGRERKNQAVLPLRGKILNVERARFDRMLSSDQIGTLITALGTGIGRDEFNIDKLRYHKIIIMTDADVDGAHIRTLLLTFFFRQMPELIERGYLYIAQPPLYKVARGKSEVYLKDQNALEDYLIAQGVEGAVLKLGTGEEIVGNDLQRVVEEARVIKRILGTFPTLYPRHILEQAAIAGAMVPGVLDNDAQGTADAVAARLDLVALEYERGWQGRQTQDHGLRLTRILRGVEEVRTLDGQVMRAGESRRLGAHTKALQDIYGKPARLHRKDRHQLIHGPLELLNAILQEGEKGLSLQRYKGLGEMNPEQLWETTLDPSARTLLQVKVDDVAEADDIFTKLMGDVVEPRRDFIQQNALNVENLDF, from the coding sequence ATGACCGAAGAACACGTCAAGAAATCCGAATATGGCGCCGATTCCATCAAGGTTTTGAAGGGGTTGGAAGCTGTGCGGAAACGCCCCGGCATGTATATCGGGGATACGGATGACGGGTCGGGCCTGCATCACATGGTCTATGAGGTCGTCGATAACGGCATCGACGAGGCTCTGGCCAATTATGCCGACTATGTGCATGTGAAAATCCACGCCGATAGCTCGGTTTCGGTGCGCGATAACGGGCGCGGGATTCCGGTCGATATGCACCATGAAGAGGGCGTCTCGGCGGCCGAGGTCATCATGACCCAGCTGCATGCGGGCGGTAAGTTCAACAACACCGATACCGACGGCAATGCCTATAAGGTTTCGGGCGGTCTGCATGGTGTGGGCGTGTCGGTGGTGAACGCGCTTTCCGACTGGCTGGAGCTGACCGTCTGGCGCGATGACAAGATCTATAAGGCCCGTTTCGAAAAGGGCGAATGCGTCGAGCATGTCCATGTCGTGGGCGAAGAGGTCGGCGGCCGCGGCACCGAGGTGCGCTTCCTTGCGTCGAACAAGGAAACCGACCCCGAGGGCACCTTCTCGAACCTCGATTACAGCTTTGAAACGCTGGAAAAACGCCTGCGCGAGCTGGCCTTCCTGAATTCCGGCGTGCGGATCATCGTCGAAGACGAGCGCCCCGCCGAGCCGCTGAAGTCCGAACTGCATTATGACGGTGGCGTGCGGGAATTCGTGAAATATCTCGACCGCTCGAAGACCGCTGTGATGGATAGCCCTGTCTATATGATCGGTGAGGTGAACGGCATTGGCGTCGAGGTCGCGCTGTGGTGGAATGACAGCTACCACGAGACCGTGCTGCCCTTTACCAACAACATCCCCCAGCGCGATGGCGGCACCCATATGGCGGGCTTCCGTGGCGCGCTGACCCGCACCATCAACAATTACGCGCAGTCGTCTGGCATCGCCAAAAAGGAAAAGGTCAACTTTACCGGCGATGACGCCCGCGAAGGCCTGACCTGCGTGCTGTCGGTGAAAGTGCCGGACCCGAAATTCTCCAGCCAGACCAAGGATAAGCTGGTCTCCTCCGAGGTCCGGCCTGCGGTCGAGAACCTCGTGAACGAGAAGCTGGGCGAATGGTTCGAAGAGCATCCCGCCGAGGCCAAGCAGATCGTTGGCAAGATCATCGAGGCAGCCCTTGCCCGTGAAGCCGCCCGCAAAGCGCGCGAGCTGACGCGGCGCAAGACGGCGATGGATGTCGCCTCGCTTCCGGGGAAACTGGCGGATTGTCAGGAAAAAGACCCCGCTCTGTCCGAAGTCTTCCTCGTCGAGGGGGATTCCGCAGGTGGTTCGGCCAAACAGGGGCGCGAGCGGAAAAATCAGGCGGTGCTGCCGCTGCGTGGTAAGATCCTCAACGTGGAACGCGCGCGGTTTGACCGGATGCTGTCGTCGGACCAGATCGGGACGCTGATCACTGCGCTTGGCACCGGCATTGGCCGCGATGAATTCAACATCGACAAGCTGCGCTATCACAAGATCATCATCATGACCGATGCGGATGTCGACGGCGCCCATATCCGCACCCTGCTGCTGACCTTCTTCTTCCGCCAGATGCCGGAACTGATCGAACGCGGCTATCTCTATATCGCGCAGCCGCCGCTGTATAAGGTCGCACGCGGCAAGTCCGAGGTTTACCTCAAGGACCAGAACGCGCTGGAAGATTATCTGATTGCCCAAGGGGTTGAGGGGGCTGTGCTGAAGCTGGGCACGGGCGAAGAGATCGTCGGCAATGACCTGCAGCGTGTGGTCGAAGAGGCTCGCGTGATCAAGCGTATCCTTGGCACCTTCCCGACGCTTTACCCGCGCCACATCCTTGAACAGGCCGCAATCGCCGGTGCGATGGTGCCGGGCGTGCTGGATAATGACGCGCAGGGCACGGCGGATGCTGTGGCCGCCCGTCTGGATCTGGTCGCGCTGGAATACGAGCGTGGCTGGCAAGGCCGTCAGACCCAAGATCACGGGCTGCGCCTGACCCGCATTCTGCGCGGTGTCGAAGAGGTCCGCACGCTGGATGGTCAGGTCATGCGCGCCGGTGAAAGCCGCCGCCTTGGCGCGCATACGAAGGCGCTGCAGGACATCTATGGCAAGCCCGCCCGCCTGCACCGCAAGGACCGTCACCAGCTGATCCACGGCCCGCTGGAACTTCTGAACGCGATCCTGCAAGAGGGCGAAAAAGGTCTGTCCTTG